The Orrella daihaiensis genome contains the following window.
AATGACAGGTCAACGCATTGGGCAGTAGGGTTACTCGGAAACCCGAGAATCATCATTTTTGGTTTTGGAATCGACTCGCTAACGGCTCGCTCGAGCTCAGCGAAAAAGTCGGTACCAGGTGTCATGCGCACAGACCGGATATTGGCGCCAGCAATCACTGCCCCGTAAATATGGATCGGATAGCTTGGATTCGGCACCAGAACCGTGTCACCAGCGTCTAGCGTAGCCAGCATCAAATGCGCCAAACCTTCCTTTGAGCCAATCGTGACGATCGCTTCAGAATTTGGGTCAAATGACACGTCATAGCGCCGGGCATACCAATCAGTGATCGCCTTGCGCAGGCGTGGAATACCTTTTGAAACTGAGTAACCGTGTGTCGTTGGGCGACGTGATGCCTCAACTAGTTTGTCCACGATGTGATCTGGCGTTGGCCCATCGGGGTTTCCCATCGACATATCGATAATGTCTTCCCCTCGCCGTCGTGCCGCCATTTTCAACTCGCCAGTAATGTTGAACACGTATGGCGGCAAACGCTCAATTCGGGGGAAATGTTTCATATCAAAAAGCTCAAGTCAAAGGCAAGGCGCAAAAACCCTAGGTTAGAAAACCCTTTAATCTAGCGCATTTGTCGCATTGCAGCAAATTCATATGCTGAAATGGCCGTAACTAGTACGTATGACCGTGCCAAATATGCCACAGCACGAGAAAAACCCTAATCGCGCAAACAGGCTGGTCATGTATTATCGATCAAACAATAGGAGTTTGTTTTGAAGTTGCATGACGATGTCAATCCGAGCTTAAATACCGTTACCGCATACGGTGACGGCTTTATTGAAATCAATCAGACACGTTTCGAGACCGCCATTGCTTTTGGGCCTGAAGGAGTTGTTAATCCATGGCCTGCACACGACGCCAACGACATCTCATCTGCGTCGCTGATGCAAGCCTGTGGCTTGTCCCAAAGCACTCAAGATCCCATGGCATTTCTTGATGCCGATGATGATTCCCCGGTACTTGACCCTAACCGCCCTGAAGTGTTGCTTGTCGGCACCGGTGAACGGCAAGTCATGCTTGGCGCGGACGTGGTCGGTCCACTATTGCGTGCCGGTGTCGGTGTGGAATGCATGTCTACCGGCGCGGCTGCGCGAACATACAACATTTTGATGGCGGAAGGCCGTCGTGTTATTGCCGCCTTGATTTTGGA
Protein-coding sequences here:
- a CDS encoding Mth938-like domain-containing protein, with the protein product MKLHDDVNPSLNTVTAYGDGFIEINQTRFETAIAFGPEGVVNPWPAHDANDISSASLMQACGLSQSTQDPMAFLDADDDSPVLDPNRPEVLLVGTGERQVMLGADVVGPLLRAGVGVECMSTGAAARTYNILMAEGRRVIAALILEKT